One Oreochromis niloticus isolate F11D_XX linkage group LG16, O_niloticus_UMD_NMBU, whole genome shotgun sequence genomic window carries:
- the nfe2l2a gene encoding nuclear factor erythroid 2-related factor 2a produces MMEMEVMHSGQQDMDLIDILWKQDIDLGARREVFDYNHRQKEHELQRQRELEEEKKLHLLREQEKALLAQLQLDEETGEYIPRAPLQPAVTPLEVTQNAGFTETSDAMSFDECLQLLAETFPVEETENTSVCLDTPAVSAAIGSNMMMSTEQPAPSPATLSPGQLPPPAPQGMSPDLEEAWMEILSLPELQECLNMQMEDTLETTAYPLQNSPEIQNPNYSFYPMTDEKANSLTVGPAEFMNTFDSSNPSMAPADGLSPMTEKTPQLNANLGAESFCNIFYQNTILEESSGQHRLEGNESAAVSDVPNEAPFTPMDLYSLSPGDAFDRSKQNLITEQPDSDSGISTNASPAKSAYGSESFRCSDSDMEEMDQNPGSPESDYSEMFSLNFQPDDAQAAISVSTPSKQPNEQEKNHKHKVDPGEESGHKNAPFTKDKPKKRSDVRLSRDEQRAKALKIPFTVDMIINLPVDDFNEMMSKHQLNEAQLALVRDIRRRGKNKVAAQNCRKRKMENIVGLESELDSLKEEKERLMSEKSKNMTDLKEMKWQLNSLYLEVFGMLRDEKGNSYSPSEYSLQQSTDGSVFLVPRIKKTFKSDNRH; encoded by the exons ATGATGGAAATGGAGGTGATGCATTCCGGTCAACAG GACATGGACCTGATTGACATACTGTGGAAGCAAGACATTGATCTTGGTGCCAGGCGTGAAGTGTTTGACTACAACCACCGTCAGAAAGAGCATGAGCTCCAGAGGCAGcgggagctggaggaggagaagaagctgCATTTGCTCCGGGAGCAGGAGAAGGCCCTGCTGGCACAGCTACAGCTAGACGAGGAGACGGGAGAGTACATACCTCGAGCCCCGCTGCAGCCTGCCGTCACACCTCTAGAGGTTACACAG AATGCCGGTTTCACAGAAACCAGTGATGCCATGTCATTCGATGAATGTTTGCAGCTCCTGGCAGAGACGTTTCCTGTAGAAGAAACTGAG AACACTTCAGTTTGTCTGGACACACCTGCTGTCTCAGCAGCCATCGGCAGCAACATGATGATGTCCACCGAACAGCCAGCTCCATCACCTGCCACCCTCTCCCCAGGACAGCTGCCACCACCAGCACCACAGGGAATGTCCCCGGATTTGGAGGAGGCCTGGATGGAGATTTTGTCCCTCCCCGAGCTGCAG gaaTGCCTCAACATGCAAATggaggacacactggagaccaCAGCCTATCCCCTTCAAAACAGCCCTGAAATACAGAATCCAAACTACTCTTTTTACCCCATGACAGATGAGAAAGCAAACAGTTTAACTGTTGGTCCCGCAGAGTTTATGAACACTTTCGACAGCTCCAATCCCAGCATGGCTCCAGCTGATGGTCTCAGCCCGATGACAGAGAAAACCCCTCAATTAAATGCCAATTTAGGCGCAGAAAGTTTCTGTAACATATTTTATCAAAACACTATATTGGAAGAGAGCAGTGGTCAGCACAGGCTCGAAGGAAATGAAAGTGCTGCTGTGTCCGATGTCCCGAACGAGGCCCCCTTCACTCCCATGGATTTGTACAGCCTCTCACCCGGAGATGCCTTTGACAGAAGCAAGCAAAATCTAATAACAGAACAGCCAGACTCAGATTCGGGGATCTCTACAAATGCAAGTCCTGCAAAATCTGCATATGGAAGCGAGTCCTTTAGATGCAGCGACTCGGACATGGAGGAGATGGACCAGAACCCTGGCAGCCCAGAGTCTGACTACTCTGAGATGTTTTCATTAAATTTCCAACCAGATGATGCACAAGCAGCAATTTCTGTATCCACACCATCTAAGCAACCAAATGAGCAGGAGAAGAATCACAAACATAAGGTGGACCCAGGAGAAGAGAGCGGCCACAAGAACGCCCCCTTCACCAAAGATAAACCCAAGAAACGCTCTGATGTGCGGCTCTCCAGAGACGAACAGAGGGCCAAGGCGCTCAAAATCCCCTTTACCGTCGACATGATTATCAACCTCCCCGTTGATGATTTTAATGAGATGATGTCAAAACACCAACTGAATGAGGCCCAGCTCGCCCTGGTCCGCGACATACGCCGCCGCGGAAAGAACAAGGTGGCAGCCCAGAACTGCCGTAAACGCAAGATGGAGAACATAGTGGGTCTGGAGAGTGAGCTGGACTCGctgaaggaagaaaaagagcGCCTAATGAGTGAGAAGAGCAAGAACATGACAGACCTGAAGGAAATGAAGTGGCAGCTCAACAGCTTGTACCTGGAGGTCTTTGGCATGTTGAGAGATGAGAAGGGAAATTCCTACTCCCCATCAGAGTACTCCCTTCAGCAGTCAACGGATGGCAGCGTCTTTCTCGTTCCCCGCATTAAAAAGACTTTTAAAAGTGACAACAGACACTGA
- the hnrnpa3 gene encoding heterogeneous nuclear ribonucleoprotein A3 yields MEGLMDGRVDGWYSKSTSRWRKVTLICCRKRGEQQKTECTKFTIVLASAATPIGSRDPLRSASVDICKMEDRGAKEPEQLRKLFIGGLSFETTEESLRAHFEQWGTLTDCVVMRDPNSKRSRGFGFVTYSSVREVDDAMKARPHKVDGRVVEPKRAVSREDSNKPGAHLTVKKIFVGGIKEDTEEYHIREYFEKYGKIECIDIMEERSTGKKRGFCFVTFDDHDTVDKIVAQKFHTINFHNCEVRKALSKQEMSAISNNRGRSGGSGNFMGRGGNFGGGGNFGRGGYGGGRGGYGDDFDNGPGGNYGGGPGYGGGRGGYGGGGPGYGNQGGGFGGNCDGGYGGNGGGYGGGGNYNDFGNYGGQQSNYGPMKGNSFGGRNSGGPYGGGYGSGGGSGGGYGSRRY; encoded by the exons ATGGAGGGCTTGATGGATGGAAGGGTTGATGGTTGGTATTCCAAGTCAACCAGCAGATGGCGCAAAGTAACATTGATTTGTTGCAGGAAACGAGGAGAGCAGCAAAAGACAGAGTGTACTAAG TTCACGATCGTCTTAGCATCAGCAGCCACGCCGATTGGGTCACGTGATCCGCTCAGATCTGCGTCCGTGGACATCTGCAAAATGGAG gaCCGTGGCGCTAAAGAGCCTGAGCAGCTCAGAAAGCTGTTCATTGGAGGTCTGAGCTTTGAAACTACGGAGGAGAGTTTACGGGCCCATTTTGAACAATGGGGTACCCTTACAGATTGTGTG GTAATGAGAGATCCTAACAGCAAACGATCAAGAGGGTTTGGCTTTGTAACATACTCTTCTGTAAGGGAAGTCGATGATGCCATGAAAGCAAGACCTCATAAAGTAGATGGCCGAGTTGTCGAGCCCAAGAGGGCTGTGTCCCGAGAG GACTCCAATAAACCAGGCGCCCATCTGACAGTGAAGAAGATCTTTGTTGGTGGCATCAAGGAAGATACTGAGGAGTACCACATTCGCGAGTATTTTGAGAAATATGGAAAGATCGAATGCATTGACATCATGGAGGAACGCTCCACGGGGAAGAAGAGAGGATTCTGCTTTGTCACTTTTGATGACCATGATACTGTAGACAAAATTGTTG CCCAGAAATTCCACACAATCAACTTCCACAACTGTGAAGTCAGGAAAGCTCtgtcaaaacaggaaatgagtgCTATATCCAATAACAGGG GCAGGAGCGGGGGATCAGGAAATTTCATGGGCAGAGGTGGTAATTTTGGAGGCGGCGGCAACTTTGGCAGAG GTGGCTATGGTGGAGGACGGGGTGGATATGGGGATGATTTTGACAATG gTCCAGGAGGAAATTATGGTGGCGGGCCAGGTTATGGAGGTGGCCGAGGGGGCTACGGAGGTGGAGGTCCTGGGTATGGCAACCAGGGTGGAGGATTTGGTGGCAACTGTGACGGAGGCTATGGAGGTAATGGTGGAG GATATGGAGGTGGTGGAAACTACAATGACTTTGGAAACTATGGTGGACAGCAGTCAAACTATGGGCCCATGAAGGGAAACAGCTTTGGAGGCAGAAACTCAGGTGGACCCTATGGCG GTGGCTACGGCTCCGGTGGCGGCAGCGGCGGCGGCTATGGCTCGCGGCgatattaa